A single Anatilimnocola floriformis DNA region contains:
- a CDS encoding RipA family octameric membrane protein: MTEPPPPVPSSPDEINRIWQHGMHEERLFHDRLNYFSAMQIGLLGVFAILFNKEPALGVFVPLTVIALLFTLLWLWVQVRHWRYCVHVNEQIKRCVPEYGRTVQAFAAPGRKDGLSISRPLAIAVPLLFFVTWIALFAGVWLRAK; encoded by the coding sequence ATGACCGAGCCACCGCCGCCCGTGCCGTCGTCGCCGGATGAGATCAACCGCATCTGGCAACACGGCATGCACGAGGAGCGGCTGTTTCACGACCGCCTCAACTATTTCTCGGCGATGCAGATCGGGCTGCTCGGCGTGTTTGCGATTTTGTTCAACAAGGAACCGGCTCTCGGCGTCTTCGTGCCGCTGACGGTGATCGCACTCCTCTTCACGCTGTTATGGTTGTGGGTGCAAGTGCGACACTGGCGGTATTGCGTGCATGTGAACGAGCAGATCAAGCGCTGCGTGCCGGAGTATGGCCGAACGGTGCAGGCGTTTGCAGCACCGGGGCGCAAGGACGGCTTGTCGATCTCCCGGCCGCTGGCGATCGCCGTGCCGTTGCTGTTCTTTGTGACTTGGATTGCCCTGTTTGCCGGGGTTTGGCTGCGGGCCAAGTGA